A genomic window from Camelus ferus isolate YT-003-E chromosome 9, BCGSAC_Cfer_1.0, whole genome shotgun sequence includes:
- the RGS9BP gene encoding regulator of G-protein signaling 9-binding protein, which translates to MAKEECKALLDALNKATACYHHLVLTIGGSADSQNLREELQKTRQKAQELAVAIRARLTPPLRDRGLGAEERAEFERLWVAFSGCLELLEADMRRALALGTEFPLHAPRRPLVRTGVEGGASGVAARALSARSLRHEGERDFDVEDLHQLEREILKVGEMIQDMEMKVNVPRWTVQARQTAGAELLSSASAGVSSVGGVSVQQRTGPCDLSKALAATIFSAVLLAAVALAVCVAKLS; encoded by the coding sequence ATGGCAAAGGAGGAGTGCAAGGCGCTCCTGGATGCGCTCAACAAGGCGACCGCATGCTACCACCACCTGGTGCTGACCATCGGCGGCTCCGCGGACTCGCAGAACCTGCGAGAGGAGCTGCAGAAGACGCGCCAGAAGGCGCAGGAGCTGGCGGTGGCCATCCGTGCCCGGCTGACGCCCCCGCTGCGCGACCGGGGCCTGGGCGCCGAGGAGCGCGCTGAGTTCGAGCGCCTCTGGGTGGCCTTTTCCGGCTGCCTGGAACTGCTGGAAGCCGACATGCGGCGCGCGCTGGCCCTGGGCACGGAGTTCCCGCTGCACGCGCCCAGGCGGCCACTTGTGCGCACGGGCGTGGAAGGCGGCGCTTCGGGCGTAGCGGCGCGCGCCCTGAGCGCCCGGAGCCTGCGGCACGAGGGGGAACGTGACTTCGACGTGGAAGACTTGCACCAGCTGGAGCGGGAGATCCTTAAGGTGGGCGAAATGATCCAGGACATGGAGATGAAGGTCAACGTGCCCCGCTGGACGGTGCAGGCCCGGCAGACGGCGGGTGCCGAGCTCCTGTCCAGCGCTAGCGCCGGCGTCTCTTCGGTGGGCGGTGTGTCCGTACAACAGCGCACGGGGCCTTGCGATCTGAGTAAGGCCCTGGCCGCCACCATCTTCAGCGCCGTGTTGCTGGCGGCTGTGGCCTTGGCCGTGTGCGTGGCGAAGCTGAGCTGA